A genome region from Anaerobacillus alkaliphilus includes the following:
- the panC gene encoding pantoate--beta-alanine ligase produces the protein MIVVKTIAELKKIVLDVKEQGKSVGFVPTMGYLHEGHISLVNEARIHDDFIVMSIFVNPLQFGPNEDFDRYPRDFQRDEKLASEAKVDVVFYPDVNEIYPKELSCTVTVKKGVEVLCGKSRLGHFDGVATVVLKLFNIVQPTRAYFGLKDAQQVAVIENMVADFNLPVQVMKCVTLREADGLAKSSRNVYLSEAERDEAKEIFESLQQAITAIQSGEINCRTIKQHVIGHLETKTSGIVDYVEILSYPDLEEVEQIEDQMIIAVAVKFSQARLIDNVIITV, from the coding sequence ATGATAGTTGTCAAAACAATAGCTGAGCTAAAGAAAATAGTATTAGATGTGAAAGAGCAAGGAAAATCGGTTGGATTTGTGCCAACTATGGGCTATTTACATGAAGGTCATATTTCATTGGTAAATGAAGCAAGAATTCATGATGACTTTATTGTGATGAGTATTTTTGTTAACCCGTTACAATTTGGTCCAAATGAGGACTTTGACCGGTACCCTCGGGATTTTCAAAGAGATGAAAAGTTAGCGAGTGAAGCAAAGGTAGACGTTGTTTTTTACCCTGATGTCAATGAAATTTACCCTAAAGAATTATCTTGTACAGTTACTGTAAAAAAGGGAGTCGAGGTTCTTTGTGGGAAATCCCGTCTCGGCCATTTTGATGGAGTGGCAACTGTTGTCTTAAAACTCTTCAATATCGTTCAACCTACTCGAGCCTATTTTGGCTTAAAAGATGCTCAACAAGTAGCGGTAATTGAAAACATGGTTGCAGACTTTAACTTGCCTGTTCAAGTGATGAAATGCGTAACGTTACGAGAAGCAGATGGGCTTGCGAAAAGTTCAAGAAATGTTTACCTATCAGAAGCTGAAAGAGACGAGGCGAAAGAAATTTTTGAAAGTCTTCAACAAGCAATTACAGCAATTCAGTCTGGAGAAATAAACTGTCGTACGATTAAACAACATGTTATCGGCCATTTGGAAACTAAAACCTCTGGTATTGTTGACTATGTTGAGATCCTTTCTTATCCCGATTTAGAAGAAGTAGAGCAGATTGAAGACCAGATGATTATTGCTGTTGCCGTAAAGTTCTCACAAGCTCGTTTAATTGATAATGTAATAATAACTGTATAA
- the bshB1 gene encoding bacillithiol biosynthesis deacetylase BshB1 has protein sequence MEKDYQSVKLARGLDILAFGAHADDVEIGMAGTIAKYSNQGYSIGICDLTQAELSSNGNVELRQEEAKKAQAILGVKKRIQLDIPDRGISNTAEQLKKIVTIIRYYRPEIVFAPYFEDRHPDHGNCAKLVKEAIFSAGIRKYEDERQLPPHKVTDYYLYMINGFHKPSFVIDISSEIELKKKALSAYESQFTKQSGSVDTPLTNNYITSVVARESLFGKEVGVAYGEGFISERPILIQQLLREKR, from the coding sequence GTGGAGAAAGATTATCAATCCGTAAAATTAGCCCGTGGTTTAGATATCTTAGCTTTTGGCGCCCATGCCGATGATGTTGAAATTGGCATGGCGGGTACGATTGCCAAATATAGCAATCAAGGATATTCTATTGGGATTTGTGATTTGACCCAAGCTGAGCTTTCTTCAAATGGAAATGTAGAGTTACGACAAGAAGAGGCAAAAAAAGCACAAGCTATATTAGGGGTAAAGAAAAGAATTCAATTGGACATTCCTGATCGTGGTATTTCCAATACTGCAGAACAACTAAAAAAGATTGTAACAATTATTCGTTATTATCGTCCTGAAATTGTCTTTGCACCTTATTTCGAGGATCGCCACCCTGATCATGGTAACTGTGCAAAATTAGTTAAAGAGGCAATCTTCTCTGCCGGTATTCGTAAATATGAAGATGAACGACAATTACCACCACATAAAGTCACTGATTATTACTTATACATGATTAACGGGTTTCATAAGCCAAGTTTTGTTATCGATATCTCGTCTGAAATAGAATTGAAGAAAAAAGCCTTGAGTGCTTATGAAAGCCAATTCACAAAACAATCAGGAAGCGTTGACACACCGTTGACGAATAATTACATTACGTCTGTTGTAGCTAGAGAAAGTTTATTTGGAAAAGAAGTAGGAGTTGCTTATGGAGAAGGGTTTATATCTGAACGCCCAATCTTAATTCAACAACTATTGAGGGAGAAGAGATGA
- the panB gene encoding 3-methyl-2-oxobutanoate hydroxymethyltransferase: MKTTATFKAMKKNSEKIVMITSYDAPSARLVEEAGVDVILVGDSLGMVVLGYDSTIPVTLEDMIMHTKAVKRGAKNTFVVTDMPFLTYHSSLAETMTNARRLMQEAGAHAIKLEGNGAVIETIEQLTKAGVPVVAHLGLTPQLVGVMGGYRVQGKDAETAKQLIEDSKKVEEAGACMLVLECVPTQLANLIAKQLSIPVIGIGAGINTDGQVLVYHDLVGYGNGHVPKFVKQYANITPIIHDAVSSYVNEVKESRFPGQENTFTMKNEELDRLYGGLE; encoded by the coding sequence ATGAAAACAACAGCTACATTTAAAGCAATGAAGAAAAATAGTGAGAAAATTGTTATGATAACGTCATATGATGCTCCTTCAGCAAGACTAGTAGAGGAAGCTGGAGTAGATGTAATTTTAGTAGGAGACTCTTTGGGAATGGTCGTTCTTGGATATGACTCAACGATCCCTGTAACTCTTGAGGATATGATCATGCATACCAAGGCGGTTAAACGAGGGGCGAAAAATACATTTGTAGTAACGGATATGCCTTTTTTAACATACCATTCAAGTCTAGCAGAAACGATGACAAACGCCAGAAGACTTATGCAAGAGGCTGGCGCTCATGCTATCAAACTAGAAGGAAATGGTGCTGTCATTGAGACGATAGAGCAGTTAACAAAAGCAGGCGTTCCCGTTGTGGCTCACTTAGGACTTACACCCCAATTAGTTGGAGTCATGGGTGGCTACCGAGTTCAAGGGAAAGATGCTGAGACAGCTAAGCAGTTAATTGAAGATTCTAAGAAGGTAGAAGAAGCGGGAGCCTGTATGCTCGTGTTAGAATGTGTTCCAACCCAATTGGCAAATCTTATTGCTAAACAATTGAGCATCCCTGTTATCGGTATTGGTGCTGGGATTAATACTGATGGGCAAGTGCTAGTTTACCATGACTTAGTCGGTTATGGTAATGGTCATGTGCCGAAATTTGTTAAGCAATATGCAAATATTACTCCAATCATTCATGATGCTGTCTCTTCCTACGTAAACGAAGTAAAGGAAAGTCGTTTTCCAGGTCAGGAAAATACGTTTACTATGAAAAACGAAGAGCTTGATCGCTTGTATGGAGGATTAGAATGA
- a CDS encoding CCA tRNA nucleotidyltransferase has translation MDMHFLQQANYIIQKLKTAGYEAYIVGGAVRDFLLNREIHDIDIATSAPATEVKVLFPKTIDVAIAHGTVVVRHQGESFEVTSYRGNTLFEDLRLRDFTMNAMGLSRNGDMVDPFRGKDDINQRMIRCVENPSLRFQEDPLRMLRAIRFVSQLGFAIEDDTLEAIKMNGFLINHVAIERVSLELEKIWSGAYVKRSFGYLNETNLLEKLEALLPLRKALLDEDVATTLTKLTNRTEVWTFLLFISNLEDPEVFLENWKQPKKIIVEVASIIKRLPSILESGFTCEDLYYLGLDTSLRTERVRAALLHTIENPIEVEKGYRKLPIKDKKELDVRGDEIALLLTNDDPKSKIGQLITAIELAVVNQKVENTKSAIIKWLREEGLIDA, from the coding sequence ATGGACATGCATTTTCTTCAACAGGCTAACTATATTATCCAAAAGCTAAAAACAGCGGGCTATGAAGCTTACATAGTGGGGGGAGCGGTACGCGATTTTCTATTAAATAGAGAAATTCACGATATCGATATTGCCACTTCTGCCCCTGCAACTGAAGTGAAGGTGCTTTTTCCGAAAACAATTGATGTAGCGATTGCGCATGGAACAGTTGTCGTACGTCATCAAGGGGAATCGTTTGAAGTTACTAGCTATCGTGGTAATACATTGTTTGAAGATTTGAGGTTACGAGACTTCACGATGAATGCGATGGGTTTGTCTAGGAACGGTGATATGGTGGACCCATTCAGAGGAAAAGACGATATTAATCAGAGGATGATTCGCTGTGTTGAAAATCCTAGTTTGCGATTTCAAGAAGATCCACTAAGGATGCTAAGAGCGATTCGCTTTGTTAGTCAGCTTGGCTTTGCAATCGAGGATGATACGTTAGAGGCAATAAAAATGAATGGTTTTCTTATTAATCACGTTGCTATTGAACGAGTTTCACTAGAACTTGAAAAAATATGGTCTGGAGCCTATGTAAAAAGGAGTTTTGGGTATTTAAACGAAACAAACCTATTAGAAAAACTTGAAGCATTATTACCGCTGAGAAAGGCATTGCTTGATGAAGATGTCGCTACCACCCTAACAAAGCTGACGAATCGTACTGAGGTATGGACGTTCTTATTATTTATTTCAAACCTTGAAGACCCTGAAGTCTTCTTAGAAAATTGGAAGCAACCAAAAAAAATAATTGTAGAGGTAGCTTCAATCATAAAGCGTCTACCCTCAATATTAGAAAGTGGATTTACTTGTGAAGACTTGTATTATTTAGGTTTAGACACAAGTTTGCGAACGGAACGAGTAAGGGCAGCCTTGTTACATACAATTGAAAATCCGATAGAAGTTGAAAAAGGGTATCGAAAGCTTCCGATCAAGGATAAAAAGGAGTTAGATGTAAGAGGCGATGAAATAGCTTTGCTACTAACTAACGATGATCCAAAATCTAAAATAGGGCAATTGATTACAGCAATTGAACTAGCTGTAGTTAACCAAAAGGTAGAAAATACAAAAAGTGCGATTATAAAATGGTTAAGGGAGGAGGGATTGATAGATGCGTAG
- the mgsA gene encoding methylglyoxal synthase, translated as MKIALIAHDKKKPDMVQFAIAYESILKNHKLYSTGTTGTRIMEATSLEIERFQSGPLGGDQQIGALVARNEMDLVLFFRDPLAAQPHEPDITALIRLCDVYGIPLATNMATGEILVKGLARGDFEWRKIINP; from the coding sequence ATGAAAATAGCATTAATTGCTCATGACAAGAAAAAACCTGATATGGTTCAGTTCGCGATTGCCTATGAATCGATCTTGAAAAACCACAAGCTATATAGTACTGGTACAACAGGAACTAGAATAATGGAAGCAACGTCCTTAGAGATAGAAAGGTTCCAATCCGGTCCGCTAGGTGGCGATCAACAAATCGGTGCATTAGTAGCTAGAAATGAAATGGACCTAGTATTGTTTTTCAGAGATCCACTAGCAGCCCAACCTCATGAGCCTGACATTACGGCGTTAATTCGTTTATGTGACGTATACGGAATTCCACTTGCTACAAATATGGCAACGGGAGAGATATTAGTAAAAGGTTTAGCAAGGGGAGATTTTGAGTGGAGAAAGATTATCAATCCGTAA
- a CDS encoding tetratricopeptide repeat protein, giving the protein MEKWVNDWHTRYWKLKKSIEKSNNLNENLYEELAKECGALLDTWMEMEDKLEDIKELKIEKASSTKSIAVQEHLEGPHYFDLEMFTKAIPTLKEEIANEKHQELVLYLYLGFSYLYEGKFNEGKEAFLFVVHTTLNSLEKHFAYVGLGCLYGRVHQYEEAIHYFEKANSLYNNADVPYNIGMAFVMLKNYQLAVPYLEKTIEANEEDGEAQYFLGHCYLKLGNETKAFEAWYAALQSLEYKDLLVTIAYEFEKYGYYSAAVHCYKRIEALGFHEAWVFHGIAWNYGLLDEKKQAMTMFEELLEQNEEDINIWISYLWLLSKWEDKERFYMYLEKARQQKIQHPLIDKIIN; this is encoded by the coding sequence ATGGAAAAATGGGTGAACGATTGGCATACCCGATATTGGAAATTAAAAAAATCGATCGAAAAAAGCAACAATCTTAACGAAAACTTATATGAAGAGCTAGCAAAAGAATGCGGAGCTTTACTAGATACTTGGATGGAAATGGAAGACAAACTAGAAGACATTAAAGAACTGAAAATTGAGAAAGCATCATCAACAAAATCGATTGCTGTTCAAGAACATTTAGAAGGACCTCATTACTTTGATTTAGAGATGTTTACTAAAGCAATTCCTACTTTAAAAGAAGAAATTGCCAATGAGAAACATCAAGAGCTAGTTCTTTATTTGTACTTAGGCTTCTCCTATTTATATGAAGGAAAGTTTAACGAAGGAAAGGAAGCCTTTTTATTTGTTGTTCATACGACTTTAAATTCCTTAGAAAAACATTTTGCTTATGTTGGATTAGGCTGTCTATACGGTAGAGTTCATCAATATGAAGAGGCAATACACTATTTTGAAAAGGCTAATTCCCTTTATAATAATGCAGATGTTCCGTATAATATAGGCATGGCATTTGTAATGTTAAAAAATTATCAGCTTGCCGTTCCTTATTTAGAGAAAACGATTGAAGCAAATGAAGAAGACGGAGAAGCGCAGTATTTTCTAGGTCATTGTTATTTAAAACTTGGCAATGAAACAAAAGCCTTCGAAGCATGGTATGCAGCATTACAGTCGTTGGAGTATAAAGATCTGTTAGTTACAATTGCATACGAATTTGAAAAGTATGGTTATTATTCAGCCGCAGTTCATTGCTATAAGAGAATTGAGGCACTTGGGTTTCATGAGGCTTGGGTATTTCATGGCATTGCTTGGAACTACGGATTGTTAGATGAGAAAAAACAGGCAATGACCATGTTTGAAGAGCTACTCGAGCAAAATGAAGAAGATATAAATATCTGGATTTCCTATTTGTGGCTTCTCTCAAAATGGGAGGATAAAGAGCGTTTTTACATGTATCTTGAAAAAGCAAGACAGCAAAAGATACAGCACCCATTAATCGATAAAATTATCAATTAA
- the panD gene encoding aspartate 1-decarboxylase yields the protein MFRQMMRGKIHRARVTQANLNYVGSVTIDEDILDAVDMLPNEKVQIVNNNNGARLETYIIPGERGSGVVCLNGAAARLVQEGDVVIIISYGLYTNEEAKTHQPKVAIMDENNRIVEMLGTEPAFTIR from the coding sequence ATGTTCAGACAAATGATGCGAGGGAAAATTCATCGTGCCAGGGTTACGCAAGCAAACTTAAACTATGTAGGTAGCGTGACAATTGATGAAGATATTTTAGACGCTGTTGACATGCTACCAAATGAGAAGGTCCAAATCGTGAATAATAACAATGGTGCCAGACTTGAAACGTATATTATCCCAGGCGAGCGAGGTAGTGGTGTAGTTTGCTTAAACGGTGCTGCAGCAAGACTGGTTCAAGAAGGCGATGTAGTCATTATCATTTCATATGGCCTTTATACAAATGAAGAAGCAAAAACTCATCAACCAAAAGTAGCGATCATGGATGAAAATAATCGTATTGTAGAGATGCTTGGTACGGAACCAGCATTTACGATCCGATAA
- the dapB gene encoding 4-hydroxy-tetrahydrodipicolinate reductase — protein MTETVIKVAITGARGKMGSEAVRMVTSTPHFQLVAAIDTKNEGKTLADLEGMPNVEVPIYVDLHKAFSEQEVDVLIDLTNPKFGRKHMEIAFEHGVRPVVGTTGFTEDDIKELSQIAEERSLGAIIAPNFAIGAILMMKFSQMAARYMPDVEIIEMHHDRKLDAPSGTAVKTAQMISQVREPKQQGNPDEKEELMGAKGAEFQGMRIHSVRLPGLVAHQEVLFGGVGQTLTIRHDSIDRTSFMPGIKLAVETVMKLDLLVYGLENIIE, from the coding sequence TGGGAAGTGAAGCCGTTCGTATGGTAACATCAACACCTCATTTTCAATTAGTTGCGGCAATCGACACGAAAAATGAAGGGAAAACCCTTGCAGATTTAGAGGGGATGCCTAATGTAGAGGTTCCTATTTACGTTGATTTACATAAAGCCTTTAGCGAACAGGAGGTTGATGTTCTAATTGATTTAACTAATCCTAAATTCGGAAGAAAGCATATGGAAATTGCTTTTGAACATGGGGTTAGACCGGTTGTAGGAACGACTGGATTTACAGAAGACGATATCAAAGAACTTTCTCAAATAGCTGAAGAAAGAAGTCTCGGTGCGATTATTGCTCCTAATTTTGCGATTGGTGCGATATTAATGATGAAATTCTCACAAATGGCTGCTCGCTACATGCCCGATGTGGAAATTATCGAAATGCATCATGACCGTAAACTTGATGCACCATCAGGAACCGCAGTTAAGACAGCACAAATGATCTCTCAAGTTCGTGAACCAAAACAACAAGGAAATCCTGATGAAAAAGAAGAACTAATGGGAGCAAAAGGTGCTGAGTTTCAAGGGATGAGAATTCACAGTGTGCGTTTACCTGGTCTAGTAGCTCACCAAGAAGTTCTCTTTGGCGGAGTAGGTCAAACATTAACGATCCGTCATGATTCGATTGATAGAACATCATTTATGCCTGGTATAAAACTAGCTGTTGAAACGGTGATGAAACTGGATTTATTGGTTTATGGGTTAGAAAATATTATCGAATAA
- the bshA gene encoding N-acetyl-alpha-D-glucosaminyl L-malate synthase BshA: protein MKLKIGITCYPTVGGSGIIATELGKLLAERGHEIHFITSGVPFRLDKVYSNIFYHQVEVNNYSVFQYPPYDLSLANKMAEVAKRVNLDILHVHYAIPHAICAYLAKEMVGGDLKIVTTLHGTDITVLGYDQSLSEMIRFGIEKSDAVTAVSVDLIKQTEQLLHTTKHIEPVYNFVDNRVYFKKDCGCLKQEYNIADHEKVIIHVSNFRSVKRVPDVVRSFAKILDHMDAKLLLLGDGPEYSKVCQLVKELGIRDKVLLLGNQKHVADFLSISDLMMLLSEKESFGLVLLEAMACQVPVIGTNAGGIPEVITNAETGYICDIGDVDMIAARAIEILSNSELHAEMAQKSLQRATESFGQDTVISKYEDIYYTVLAR from the coding sequence ATGAAATTAAAAATTGGAATTACTTGCTACCCAACTGTAGGTGGCTCTGGGATCATCGCCACTGAGCTTGGAAAACTTTTAGCTGAAAGAGGTCACGAGATCCATTTTATTACATCAGGAGTACCGTTTCGCTTAGATAAAGTGTACTCTAACATTTTTTATCATCAAGTTGAGGTAAATAACTATTCAGTGTTTCAGTATCCTCCGTATGATTTGTCATTAGCAAACAAGATGGCTGAGGTAGCAAAACGTGTCAACTTAGATATCCTCCATGTTCACTATGCGATACCTCATGCAATTTGTGCGTATTTAGCAAAAGAAATGGTTGGTGGAGACTTAAAAATTGTTACGACCCTTCATGGTACGGATATTACCGTTCTGGGTTATGATCAATCTTTAAGTGAGATGATTAGGTTTGGAATTGAGAAATCAGATGCTGTAACTGCCGTATCGGTTGACCTAATTAAACAAACAGAACAACTTTTACATACAACGAAACATATTGAACCTGTTTATAATTTTGTTGACAATCGTGTTTACTTTAAGAAGGATTGTGGTTGCTTAAAACAAGAATATAATATTGCTGACCATGAAAAAGTAATCATCCACGTGTCTAATTTTCGTTCGGTAAAACGAGTGCCAGATGTGGTACGTAGTTTTGCGAAAATTTTAGATCATATGGATGCGAAGTTACTTCTTCTTGGAGACGGACCAGAGTATTCAAAGGTCTGTCAATTAGTCAAAGAATTAGGTATACGAGACAAAGTACTGTTACTCGGGAATCAAAAGCACGTGGCTGATTTTCTATCAATTAGCGATTTAATGATGCTACTCTCTGAAAAAGAAAGCTTTGGCCTAGTCTTACTTGAGGCAATGGCCTGTCAAGTTCCTGTGATTGGAACCAATGCGGGAGGTATTCCTGAAGTCATCACGAATGCTGAAACAGGATATATTTGTGATATTGGTGATGTAGATATGATTGCTGCTAGAGCTATTGAAATTCTCAGTAATAGCGAACTGCATGCAGAGATGGCTCAAAAATCTTTACAAAGAGCAACTGAGTCATTTGGCCAAGACACAGTAATTTCTAAATATGAAGATATTTACTATACGGTATTAGCAAGGTAG
- a CDS encoding biotin--[acetyl-CoA-carboxylase] ligase, translated as MRSELLQMLLDHQGNFVSGEAISQHLGCSRTAVWKHIEELRKAGYKLEAAPRKGYRIIHQPNLLTENEIKAGLKTNYIGKHVVYEKSVSSTQEIAHRLAREKVAEGTIVVADEQVGGKGRLGRAWFSPIGTGIWMSMILKPKIPPQRAPQLTLLAAVAVIRGIHAATGLHCDIKWPNDILLKGKKLVGILTEMQADPDQIHSVIIGIGINVNQKNFPDEIKEIATSLSLEKGEDVNRALVMQSIMAEFEQLYELFLKDGFLPIKQMWEAHATTIGRRITARTVSGAIEGFAKGITEDGVLLLEDDFGTIHKIYSADIDF; from the coding sequence ATGCGTAGTGAGTTGTTACAAATGCTACTTGACCATCAAGGAAATTTTGTTTCTGGTGAAGCGATTAGCCAACATCTTGGGTGTTCGAGAACGGCTGTTTGGAAACACATTGAGGAGCTTCGAAAAGCGGGGTATAAGTTAGAGGCAGCTCCAAGGAAAGGATACCGGATTATTCACCAACCAAACTTATTGACTGAAAACGAGATAAAAGCTGGTCTGAAAACAAATTATATAGGAAAACATGTTGTTTACGAAAAGTCAGTATCTTCGACACAAGAAATTGCTCATCGGCTAGCAAGGGAAAAGGTTGCAGAAGGAACGATTGTGGTTGCTGACGAACAAGTTGGTGGCAAGGGGAGACTTGGACGTGCTTGGTTTTCTCCAATAGGTACGGGCATTTGGATGAGCATGATTTTAAAGCCAAAAATTCCTCCACAAAGGGCACCGCAACTAACACTATTAGCAGCGGTCGCCGTAATTCGTGGTATCCATGCAGCAACCGGTCTACATTGTGACATTAAGTGGCCGAATGATATATTACTAAAAGGGAAAAAACTCGTCGGGATTTTAACCGAGATGCAAGCTGACCCTGATCAAATTCATTCTGTTATTATCGGGATTGGTATCAATGTTAATCAAAAAAACTTTCCTGATGAAATAAAAGAGATCGCTACTTCGTTATCCTTAGAGAAAGGCGAAGATGTAAACCGCGCTCTTGTGATGCAAAGTATCATGGCAGAGTTTGAGCAGCTCTATGAATTATTTTTAAAAGACGGCTTTTTGCCAATCAAACAAATGTGGGAAGCACATGCCACTACGATTGGACGTAGGATTACTGCGAGAACGGTTTCTGGAGCTATTGAGGGTTTTGCAAAAGGAATTACAGAAGATGGAGTTCTTCTTTTAGAAGACGATTTTGGAACAATCCATAAAATTTATTCAGCAGATATAGATTTTTAA